The Neomonachus schauinslandi chromosome 11, ASM220157v2, whole genome shotgun sequence genomic sequence AGCTCAACTTCCTGAGTAGCTGGGGAGTCTAGCTCAGCAactgggagggggtggaggtgTGGGAACTCCATTTCTGAGtccctctctgctctcagctACACCAGCAGAGAAGCTGGGTGACTGGCCAGACTGCCCTCACTACTCGTGGGTGAGCAGGAGCTCTTCAGGGTCCTGGAAGGTCAAACTCTCCTGTGGCACCTTCCAGAACAGCTCCAGCCCACAGGTCTTGGCTCTGGGCTGCAGCCCCACCTTCTGTCCAGCCACCTGGGCTCCACCCAGGGTAAGGCTTGTGAACAGCTGAGCAGCTAGACATGCCTCTGAGGCCTTTTAGAGTGTTGGGTCAGTGCTATCTTCACTTACAGCTGGGGAGACAGCATTGGAGCGGGGCAGGGGGGCTACTTTCCTGGTACCCTGCAGGAAAGCTGTGTGGCAAGAGGCCTCTGCGGACCTCACTGTGCTGGGGCTCAGCCCCTGCAAGACAGTGGTGGCAGCCCGGGCTGCAACCCACCACAGGAGGCTCCTAGTACCCACGGACTTAGCTCGGTGGGCAGGGAGTATCAGGGCCAGGCTGTGGGGATTTGGCCAGGAACCTCTTAGGGGTTCATCTGCCAGCTGGACAGAGGGCAGTGAGGGAGGAACCCAGAAAGAGCAGGTGGGCAGGTGCCAGCAGGAGTCCCATAGGCAGGAGACCAAGGACAGCTCCCCTATCCTGGAGAAGGGGCTCAGGCCAATTATGCCCACACAGGAATCTAGCTCCTGGAGTCTGGACTGAAGGATGGGCATGGATGTCAAAACCCAGGCTTGCCCTGCAGCAGAGGTGGGGCTCCTGGATTGGGGATCCCTAGGTGGGAGcaccaggaggggcagaggtgggataCAATAAAGCCTCCCTTCCAGAGCCTCAGGTCCCAGGGTGTGgcactccccaccctgccccaggggACAGGGTGGGATGTTCAGGCCCACAGCTTGGGGAAGAAGTCTGGGAATCTGAGGGAGTTAGGGGCATGGCAATGCCCCAGGCTAGGGGATGTGTCCATGGGAGGGGGGGGTGCTGCGAAGCTCTAGAGATGTCCACAGACAGACCTAGGAAGGGTTCCTCAGGGGTACAGTCTCTCTCCAGAGCCATGTTCGCCGCAGGTCCTCCCGCAGGCAGACCAGCGTGTCTATCCCTCTTCCATCCAGGCTGGTGCCAGGGCTCCTTTGGTCCTGAACCCCCGCCCCAAGGGCAGGAGGTGGCACGTGGCCATGAGCTGGGGCTGGCTTAACCTTAAGACAAAAGCACCAGCTTTCCCAATAACAAGTTCCAGCACTAACCCTTAGCACAGTTTTGATAAGGGAAGGAGACACAAAACACTCAGTATAAGGGAAAAGTGCTGAGGGCACTTCCTGGGGGCCTTCTTGACAGCGGAGCCACTGACCAGGATGGCCAGATAAATGTGTACATGTCGCACACAACTCTGCTCCCTGGCACCAATCAGGGAGCTCGGAAAAGCCAGGCAGAGGCCTTGAGAAGGGGCTGCCCACCCCCTAGGGGTGGGATGTGGGAGAAGGGCCCAGCAGAGAGCAACTGCACAGCTGTAGGTGGGGTGTCAGGTACGAGGGAGCAGACTGAAAGGAGAGGGTTCCGCGGGAGACCCCATAACCCCAACTGACCCCCAGCAGCAGGGCCCCAGTCATGCCCCACATGCCACCCACAGACGGTGAGAAGCTGAGCGGTGTGACAGAGGGCAGGGGTGTCCGGACTGCACTGTCCACACAGAGGGCAGAGGACTCCAGCGAGAGCCATGAGGAAGAGCAGGTGGGAGCAGGGCTGTGGGAAAGGACACGTGTGTGCAGCACACACACTTGCGTGCCAGTGGCCTCGGGAACCCGTGGGCTGTGTGGATGGAGGACTCGGGTGCAGCCTGTTGGTGTGCACGCCCCAGCACCGCCTGGCCTGGAGTTCCGTGTCTGGGGGGGTTAGGTGGTGCATGTGTGGGGTGGCCCGTTGTCTGCCTGGGCAGGTGTGATGAGGGGCATGTGGATGTGTGTGGTTGGGATACGATGGATTTGGGATTTTGTGGCTGGATGTGTGCAGGGGAGTCCTTGTGAAGTTTGTGTCCCGCTGGGTGTGGTTGTGTgaaccctccctgccctcccattTCTCAGCTTTGACCCCGGTGCCTTTTCGCTCCTGTAGCCTGAAGGCCGGGACCCAAACATGCGTTTTCCTGTGGGGGCTGGAAAGCCACCCCCTCTGAACCTCACTCATCATGTGCCCCCGTGGTGGGAAGAGGTGAGCTCTGCTTGGCTTGCGGCTGTGATGGGCTTCAGGGGAgtgctggaggtggggctttgcGGAAGGTAaggcccccctcctgccccccccagtACAAGGGGCAGGTGAACCTGCACGTGTTCGAGGACTGGTGCGGAGGCGCCGTGGGCCATCTGAGGAGGAACCTGCACTTCCCACTATTCCCTCATGTGAgtgctggggggggagggcaggccctacagggtggggaggggtatgCAGTGGGTTTTGACATCACTGCCCCCCCAGACTCGCACCACCGTGAAGAAGTTGGCTGTGTCCCCCAAGTGGAAGAACTATGGACTACGGATTTTCGGCTTCATCCACCCAGCAAGAGATGGTGCGAGGGTAGGGATGTGCCAGGGAGGGGAGATCAAAAGGGGCCCCACACCCCCCTGAGTCCCTGTCCTGTGGCCTAGGAGACGTCCAGTTCTCTGTGGCTTCAGATGACAACTCTGAGTTCTGGCTGAGCCCAAACGAGAGCCCGGCGAGTGCCCAGCTGGTGGCCTTTGTGGGCAAGGTACCCTCAACCCCACAgccttcctgccccagcccctccacccacACCCCCATCTGTCTTCACTGGGCCTCCTGCTGCCTCCGCCACCTGTTTCCTCCAGCTTCTAAGGGACGGGGACTGGATGAGGCTGGTGCCCCCAAGGAGAGGCTGAACCCCCTCCACCCCTTCTGTATCGCTTCCCAGACTGGCTCAGAGTGGACAGCTCCTGGAGAATTCACCAAGTTCAGCTCCCAGGTGTCCAAGCCCAAGCGGTGAGTGGCTGGGAgtatgtgtgcatgagtgtgcacacacatttGCATACACATGAAACCACTGCACTTGGGCTGTCCTGGCCAAACCACCCTGGGCACCCCATCTTCTCTGCACTCTCTTTGGAGCTCCTGGGGGCATGGCAGGGGCATGTCCCCCTGATTCCTTATGTCCCCAGGCTCATGGCCTCCCGGAGGTACTACTTTGAGCTACTACACAAGCAGGACGACCGAGGCTCAGACCACGTGGAAGTGGGCGTGAGTGTGGCCGGCCATCCGTGGGCTTCTAGAgaatccacctcccctcccctgccctctctgctcCCAAAACTCCCTTCAGGGCAATGGTGTggaccctgccccccaccccaggagttCCCGTCGAGGTGGCAAAGCAGACCCTCAGGGACAGGGCCCAAGGTCAACTCTGCCTGCGCAGAgaggcttcatggaggaagtgTCACTTGAGTAGAGTCTTGAGAGATGAGACATTCATAGGGAGATCCAAGGAGGAGAGAATCTGGGATGGGGGTGCATCAGACAAATTCCAAATCTCAACAACAGCAGAGGAATAGGAACACCGAGCGTTCTTCCAGAACTCCAAGGGGTCCAGTGGCCAGGTGGGGCCTACAGTGCCAACCCTGGACAGCTCTGGCTTTGTCCTGAGAATGAAGCAGTTGGGTTTGCATCTCAGGAAAAACCCTTTGGCTACTGTTGCAGAGAGCCCAGGGGGAGGGATCTTTTATGTGTGGTCCCTGAACCagggaggtgggaaaggaagaagtggcAGGTGCAGGGGGAAGCGGGTTTGCACAAGACAGAGGGCCTGAGCCTGGCTGTGTGTGTGGTGATGACTAGACTGGGATGGGGGTGCTCAGCCCCAGTTCTGTGGGATGTCGCATGTGCCTGGTGTATGTGACAGGCATCAACCCAGCTCAGCTGGCAGGGAGTCCAGGCTGGAGACTCAGGTTTAGGGTGATCTTGTGGAAGACAAGGGGGTGCCGAGAGGACCCAGAATGAGGTAGGAAGGGAAGAGGGCCTAGAACAGCTCCTGGAAACCCCAGcttgagaggagggagggagggacagagcctGCAGAGGAGACTGAGAACGAGTAGCCACAGGAgtggggacacagggaggggACGAGCTAGGGAGATGAGGTGTGCCAGCCCTTGGAAGGTCAGCTGTGACCTCCAGGAGAGCATTGGCTGTAGAATGGGGAAGCAGGCCACAGGAAAGCCATAACCTGCAGGCAAGAGAATGCTTAGGATGTCAGGAAGGGCCTGGAGGGAGCATAGGAGGGTCCTTACCTGCCACCAAGAACCCCTCTCCCATCCACCCTCCAAGTTTCCTGCACCCTTGAAGGGGATGCCCCCACTAGTTCCCCATGCCCACATCAGAGAGACCCATTCCTTTCAAGCTCTGTTCCCATTCTCACCCCCACCCTTTGGTCCTGaccgctctctccctcccccagtggCGAGCCTTCTTGCCGGGCCTGAAGTTTGAGGTCATAGGCTCTGCTCACATCTCCCTGTACACAGGTGCGGAGCCCAGTACCtctctggggagtggggtgggctcCTGATGGGTGGTCTCTGGGATGGGCGCTggatgtgggtggggaggggtgaggagtggTCTCTGGGTATTCCTGGGGACCCAGCACATCCCTCTGCCCCCAGATGAATCATCCCTGAAGATGGACCATGTGGCCCACGTCCCCCAGTCTCCAGCTAGCCATGTGGGGGGGGCACCTGCCGCAGGAGGAGCCCAGAGCTGACATGCTGCGCCCAGACCCCCGAGACACCTTCTTCCTCAGTGAGAGGGGACcctgcaggggggtggggcggggacaCCCAGCCTGCCATTCTGTGACCACTCCTCCCACAGCTCCTCGGGTGGAGCCTTCAAATCTGGAGAATGTGCTGGAGCCCTGTGCCTACGCCCCCACCTATGTTGTCAAGGACTTTCCCATTGCGAGATACCAGGGACTGCAGTTTGTAAGTGCCCCTCACCAAGACCTTCCTGAGACCCGGACCTCCCTCCCAGGTCCCCTGAGCCCTCTGCCCCGCCCGCAGGTGTACCTGTCCTTCGTCTACCCCAATGATCACACGCGCCTCACTCACATGGAGACCGAAAACAAGTGCTTCTACCGGGAGTCACCGTTATACTtggaaaggtgggggggggggggccccagcaaggaaggggggggggggcctctgggGGGGGCGGCGAGATATCCTCTCTgatgccccaccccaccccaggtttGGGTTCTATAAGTACATGAAGAtggacagagaggagggggaggaagacgAAGAGGAAGAGGTGCAGCGCCGAGCCTTCCTCTTTCTCAACCCGGATGGTGAgtgccccccaggcccccagcatGTGCCCACCTGGGCGTGGCAGGCTTAACCATGCTTCCCACAGACTTCCTGGACGATGAGGACGAGGGGGAGCTGCTAGACAGTCTGGAGCCTACGGAGGCGTCCCCCCGGCAGAGCGGCCGCCGATTCCCTTCCCCAGTGGCCCCCAACACGCCACCGGGAACCATGCCTACCCCGCCAGCGCCTCCCAGCACCCGGGACCTGCCAACCCCCAGGCGCTCCCGGGCGCTGAGCTGGGCTGCCCGGGCTGCGCGCCCCCTGCCCCTCTTCTTGGGCCGCGCCCTGCGCCCCCGAGCCGCAGCTGAGCAGCCACCCCCAAAGGTGTATGTGACACGGGTGCGGCCCGGACTACGGGCACCCCCGCGGGACCTGGCACCTCTCAGCCCACGCGGCCCGCCCTGGCCGCCCTTCCCTGGAGTCTTCCTCCGTCCCAGACCTCTTCCCCGGGTGCAGCTGCGGGCACCCCCACACCCGCCCCGGTCTCGAGGCCGCAGGACCGGTGGCTCCCAGGCCACAGAGCTGAGGCCCTCTGCCCGGGCGCAGGCCACCCAGGGGAGCCAGGAGGGCCAGCCGCACATGCTGGGACTCACGGCACCCACCGCGGACTTGAACTTGTCAGAAGCACAGCCTGTGACCTCCTTCCTGAGCTTGTCCCAGGTGTCCAGGCCACAGCTGCCTGGGCAGgacgaggacgaggaggaggaggaagcagatgAGGATGGGGCCCAGGGCGAGGAGGACAGCGAGGAGGCGGCGGGGCCCCCCCGCGGCCGCTGGCACGAGGACGCCATTGACTGGCAGCGCACATTCAGTGTGGGCGCAATGGACTTCGAGCTGTTGCGCTCCGACTGGAACGACCTGCGCTGCAACGTGTCCGGGAACCTGCAGCTGCCTGAGGCTGAGGCGGTGGACGTGGTGGCTCAGTACATGGAGCGGCTTAACGCCCGCCACGCCGGGTATGGGGGGAGGAGCGCACATGGAAGGGCAGGCCCTAGCGGGTNNNNNNNNNNCTAGCGGGTATGGGGGGAGGAGCGCACATGGAAGGGCAGGCCCTAGCCTCTGTGGGACCTTCAGAccttccccagggcccagggtACTGACCTGGGAGTGTAAACACACCCCCTAGAGAAGAGTCTTCTCTGCCTGTCTCTTCTGTGCCTTCTGGGGCTTCTTATTGTCCAGGTTTCCTGTCCAATGTTAGAagcctcaccccccccccccacacacac encodes the following:
- the B4GALNT4 gene encoding LOW QUALITY PROTEIN: N-acetyl-beta-glucosaminyl-glycoprotein 4-beta-N-acetylgalactosaminyltransferase 1 (The sequence of the model RefSeq protein was modified relative to this genomic sequence to represent the inferred CDS: deleted 1 base in 1 codon); the protein is MPWFPVKKIRKQIKLLLLLVLLTCAAWLTYVHLSLVRQGRALRQRLGYGRDGEKLSGVTEGRGVRTALSTQRAEDSSESHEEEQPEGRDPNMRFPVGAGKPPPLNLTHHVPPWWEEYKGQVNLHVFEDWCGGAVGHLRRNLHFPLFPHTRTTVKKLAVSPKWKNYGLRIFGFIHPARDGDVQFSVASDDNSEFWLSPNESPASAQLVAFVGKTGSEWTAPGEFTKFSSQVSKPKRLMASRRYYFELLHKQDDRGSDHVEVGWRAFLPGLKFEVIGSAHISLYTDESSLKMDHVAHVPQSPASHVGGAPPQEEPRADMLRPDPRDTFFLTPRVEPSNLENVLEPCAYAPTYVVKDFPIARYQGLQFVYLSFVYPNDHTRLTHMETENKCFYRESPLYLERFGFYKYMKMDREEGEEDEEEEVQRRAFLFLNPDDFLDDEDEGELLDSLEPTEASPRQSGRRFPSPVAPNTPPGTMPTPPAPPSTRDLPTPRRSRALSWAARAARPLPLFLGRALRPRAAAEQPPPKVYVTRVRPGLRAPPRDLAPLSPRGPPWPPFPGVFLRPRPLPRVQLRAPPHPPRSRGRRTGGSQATELRPSARAQATQGSQEGQPHMLGLTAPTADLNLSEAQPVTSFLSLSQVSRPQLPGQDEDEEEEEADEDGAQGEEDSEEAAGPPRGRWHEDAIDWQRTFSVGAMDFELLRSDWNDLRCNVSGNLQLPEAEAVDVVAQYMERLNARHAGRYALLRIVNVEKRRDSARGSRFLLELELQERGGGRLRLSEYVFLRLPGAHAGDGDRDGESPEPAPATSTRPDGRPELCRPLRLAWRQDVMVHFIVPVKNQARWVAQFLADMAALHTRTGDSRFSVILVDFESEDMDVERALRTARLPRYQYLRRTGNFERSAGLQAGVDAVEDASSIVFLCDLHIHFPPNILDGIRKHCVEGKLAFAPVVMRLGCGSSPGDPHGYWEVNGFGLFGIYKSDFDRVGGMNTEEFRDQWGGEDWELLDRVLQAGLEVERLRLRNFYHHYHSKRGMWGTRSRKGSRTEGP